Proteins from one Telopea speciosissima isolate NSW1024214 ecotype Mountain lineage chromosome 1, Tspe_v1, whole genome shotgun sequence genomic window:
- the LOC122651645 gene encoding uncharacterized protein LOC122651645 yields MLKKPDGTILTENIQISSFVTDFYEEFHKRGPSVACLGVLSAIPPVISEEDNIFLTAIPSREEIKAVVFYLDPDSAPGPNGFPRAFFKHCWKIIERDVCRAIMSFFREGIITKGVNNNFITLIPKVDEPVTLDKFRPICLGNFLYKLIPKILATRLSGFLPKLISDEQGAFQKGKVIFSNICAASELKNMMHVKSYGGGMGLKLDIQKAYDTMEWEFMFDVMRKFGFCVSWVNMIHQLLSSAKLSILLNGGPVGFFGVERGLRQGDPLAPLLFIIAEEALCRGFTKLKEERKISPLPGPRGVVVPTHLLFADDVFLFVKAGTRSVRSLKKFLEEYHEYSGQCINIHKSKMFLCNVSAIRRGKIKDIVGFPKSSFPTRYLGIEIFKGRVKKDAISTLMDKFKARLAGWKGKLISMAGRVQLVKSVPSSMPIHTFSVYWWPTSLITLMERWMRNFIWCGDSDVSKGITVRWEWVCKPYEEGGLGIKKLREVNKALLCKLCWAIKVEQSLISNFLRARFTSKEHPELQGWENWLKAFHSPLASFISNSKWNFLVVDSPVLQQIINLASSIPFPTILEEDTRVWTLTKQGDFTVKLTWEGLRRSENQIAWHEVVWASYLQPRHSMLGWRLMQQKLPTDETGFLCLFQRTWLAKESMHEFIVWWKEKAGSSAIPKDRRIREVQWRKPDEHWMKLNIDGYSIGNPGNSSAVGILRNYEGEPKGSFAQFLGVSTNFIAEILTFFLGVKMAKEKGIQRLWIESDAQAVVTSIRSSKILWLFKQSWLEVAGYLKDIRWTITHSYKEANAVADILVKRRWPIKPGEVALYEIAFKYGFRFPNGSGRERESLLSALVFEEARLKVELAEERKKKAAKKAKAKATSKARKGKALAVPSPMDTIVDLEAEKNKGDLSPSKKELKRKEKEDLSPPKKDKRPKLSFNVKGTNPPGVSSGSGMAGLVLGRASSSNLLIRPVWHLFQGDLALTSSAHAREWLDAGYLPIDKAMLSDLSDTEIFSMLFQDMAMGFSKAVEAALWLESVV; encoded by the exons ATGTTGAAGAAGCCTGATGGAACTATTCTCACTGAAAACATCCAGATCAGTAGTTTTGTTACAGATTTTTATGAAGAGTTTCATAAGCGAGGTCCCTCTGTTGCGTGCCTTGGGGTTTTATCGGCCATCCCCCCTGTGATTTCAGAAGAAGACAATATTTTCCTTACTGCTATCCCTAGCAGGGAGGAGATAAAGGCTGTAGTTTTTTATTTGGATCCTGATAGTGCCCCTGGGCCTAATGGTTTCCCTAGGGCTTTTTTCAAACATTGTTGGAAGATCATCGAGAGAGATGTGTGTAGGGCTATTATGAGTTTTTTTCGTGAGGGCATTATCACGAAGGGAGTAAATAATAATTTCATCACCTTAATCCCTAAAGTGGATGAACCTGTTACCCTAGACAAGTTTCGTCCTATCTGCCTGGGGAATTTTCTGTATAAGTTGATCCCAAAAATTTTAGCCACCAGATTATCGGGGTTCCTGCCTAAGCTGATTTCTGACGAGCAAGGGGCGTTCCAGAAGGGGAAGGTGATTTTTTCCAATATTTGTGCGGCGTCTGAGCTAAAAAATATGATGCATGTAAAGTCTTACGGAGGAGGGATGGGTCTCAAACTGGACATCCAAAAAGCTTATGACACAATGGAGTGGGAATTTATGTTTGATGTTATGAGAAAGTTTGGGTTTTGTGTCTCATGGGTAAATATGATCCATCAGCTCCTTTCTTCGGCCAAGCTCTCAATTTTGTTGAATGGAGGGCCGGTGGGTTTCTTTGGGGTTGAGAGGGGACTTAGGCAAGGAGATCCGTTGGCACCTCTGCTATTTATTATAGCGGAAGAAGCATTATGCAGGGGATTCACAAAGttaaaggaagaaaggaaaatttcCCCACTCCCAGGTCCACGAGGGGTAGTGGTTCCCACCCACTTACTATTTGCTGATGATGTTTTCCTGTTTGTTAAAGCAGGTACCCGCTCTGTTCGAAGCCTAAAGAAATTTTTGGAAGAATATCATGAGTACTCGGGGCAGTGTATAAACATTCATAAGAGCAAAATGTTCTTGTGCAATGTAAGTGCTATTAGGAGGGGGAAGATTAAGGACATTGTTGGTTTTCCGAAGAGCAGTTTCCCTACCAGATATCTAGGGATTGAAATTTTTAAAGGAAGGGTCAAGAAGGACGCTATCTCGACGTTGATGGATAAATTCAAAGCTAGATTGGCGGGATGGAAAGGAAAACTTATTTCTATGGCAGGGAGAGTCCAACTAGTCAAGTCTGTGCCGTCTAGCATGCCAATCCATACCTTCTCAGTCTATTGGTGGCCTacttctttaattactttaatgGAAAGATGGATGAGGAATTTTATTTGGTGCGGAGACTCAGATGTTTCTAAAGGAATTACAGTGAGATGGGAGTGGGTATGCAAGCCTTATGAAGAAGGTGGCCTGGGAATCAAGAAATTAAGGGAGGTTAATAAGGCTCTGCTTTGTAAGCTCTGTTGGGCCATTAAGGTTGAGCAGTCCCTTATTAGTAATTTCCTTCGAGCAAGATTTACTTCTAAGG AACATCCTGAGCTACAGGGGTGGGAGAATTGGTTAAAAGCCTTTCACTCACCACTGGCTAGTTTCATCTCAAATTCAAAGTGGAATTTCCTAGTGGTAGACTCCCCGGTGCTCCAACAGATCATAAACCTAGCCTCTTCCATTCCGTTTCCTACAATCTTGGAGGAGGACACAAGAGTCTGGACCTTAACAAAGCAAGGGGATTTCACTGTCAAATTAACGTGGGAAGGTCTTAGAAGATCTGAAAACCAGATTGCTTGGCATGAAGTGGTATGGGCTTCTTACCTACAACCCCGACATTCAATGCTTGGTTGGCGGCTGATGCAGCAAAAGCTGCCAACTGATGAAACG GGGTTCCTATGTTTGTTTCAAAGAACATGGCTAGCAAAGGAATCCATGCATGAGTTTATCGTTTGGTGGAAGGAGAAAGCTGGTTCTAGCGCTATACCCAAG GATAGAAGGATCAGGGAAGTACAGTGGAGAAAGCCTGATGAACATTGGATGAAGTTAAACATTGATGGTTACTCTATAGGGAATCCAGGGAATTCAAGTGCAGTAGGGATCCTACGAAACTACGAAGGAGAACCAAAAGGAAGCTTTGCTCAATTCCTAGGGGTGTCTACAAATTTTATTGCTGAAATTTTGACTTTCTTTCTTGGAGTTAAAATGGCCAAGGAGAAAGGCATTCAGAGGCTGTGGATTGAGAGTGATGCACAAGCGGTGGTTACATCCATAAGAAGCAGTAAAATACTGTGGTTGTTCAAACAATCATGGCTGGAGGTTGCTGGATACCTAAAGGATATAAGGTGGACAATAACACATAGTTACAAAGAAGCAAATGCTGTTGCAGATATTCTAGTAAAAAG GAGATGGCCTATCAAGCCCGGTGAAGTAGCTCTGTACGAGATCGCCTTCAAGTATGGCTTCAGATTTCCT AATGGGTCGGGCCGCGAGCGTGAATCTCTTCTCTCAGCTTTGGTATTTGAAGAG GCTCGGTTGAAGGTCGAGCTCgcagaggagaggaagaagaaggcggCCAAGAAGGCCAAGGCAAAGGCTACCTCCAAGGCCAGAAAGGGCAAGGCGTTGGCCGTGCCAAGCCCTATGGACACCATAGTCGACCTTGAAGCTGAGAAGAATAAGGGCGATCTGAGCCCATCGAAGAAGGAgctgaagaggaaagaaaaggaagatttgAGCCCACCGAAGAAAGACAAACGCCCCAAGCTGTCCTTCAACGTTAAGGGCACCAATCCCCCGGGGGTGTCCTCGGGTTCGGGCATGGCCGGCTTGGTCCTGGGGAGGGCCTCCTCTAGCAACCTTCTGATCCGACCTGTGTGGCATCTCTTTCAGGGAGACTTAGCTCTGACCTCGTCCGCTCATGCTCGGGAGTGGCTTGATGCCGGCTATCTTCCCATCGACAAGGCTATGCTTTCGGACCTGAGCGACACCGAGATCTTTTCCATGCTATTTCAAGACATGGCTATG GGTTTCTCTAAGGCTGTTGAGGCTGCTCTTTGGCTCGAGTCGGTGGTCTAG